The Spirulina subsalsa PCC 9445 region TTGACTCCCCTTCTTCCTCTTCCCTGTTCCCTGTTCCCTACCCCCACGAGTGGTCACTGAGCGTTAGTCGAAGTGTAGAGTTATTCAGCACGCCCTAATTATGCAAATCACGATTGAACTTCCCGACAACATCGCCAATCAATTACAATCGGTCAATATTTCCCGACGAGTTTTAGAACTTATCGCGGCGGATCACTATCGTCAGGGTCGTATTGGAGCCGCCGAAGTGCGACAAATCCTTAATTTTTCCTCTCGTTGGGAAACCTACGAATTTCTTAAGCAGGAAAAAGCCTATTTGCCCTATACTGAGGACGATTTAGAGCAGGATGTCCAAGCCATTCGCAATGTTTTGTCGAGGGAATGATTATTATCTCCAATACCTCCCCTATCAACTACCTAATTCTGATTGGGCAGATCGACTTACTGCTTAAATTGTTCCGGCAGATCATTATTCCCCAAGTCGTTTATAGCGAACTATCTGATCCGGAAGCCCCTAACCTTGTCCGAACTTGGATAACAACCCCACCCAGTTGGCTCAAAATTCAACCTCAATCTGTCAGCGAAGCTTCGGATACAATCATTAATTTGCTTGATCCCGGAGAACGTGCAGCTATCCTTTTAGCCCAAGAACTGAAAGCTAACTTGCTTTTACTGGACGACATGAAAGCGCGACGCACTGCGATAGACAGGGGTTTGAGGATTACGGGTATCCTCGGGATTTTGGATCAGGCAGCAACCCTAAAACTCATCGACCTACCTGTTGCCGTCCAAAACCTTCAAGCGACATCTTTTTGGGCATCTGACAGTTTGTTTCAAAAGTTATTAGACAAGCACAGTTAACCCCTCAATTGCGCACCCAGAGGTTGGAGATACTTATGAGAGGATGAACGCAACCCGGTTTCTTTTTCTTCACCCCAGAAACCCGGTTTCTTGGTGAACCAGCTGTAACACATTAATCAAGTCTGGCGGGACAAATCGCTCAGGGCAAGAGATCAGCAAGATTGGGGTCGAGTTGGATAGCCCGTTGGAAAGCAGCACTCGCTTCTTCTACTTTCCCTTGCTCTCTCAGGACAAGACCAAGATAGTAGTGAGCAACAGCGAAATTGGGGTCGAGTTGGATGGCTTGTTGGTAGGAGGCGATCGCGTCTTCTAGTTGTCCTTGGTAATACAGGATACCACCGAGACCGTAGTGAGCAAGAGCATAATTGGGGTCGAGTTGGATGGCTTGTTGTAAGGAGGCGATGGCTTCTTCTAGTTGTCCTTGACCAGATAGGGCACCACCGAGACCAATGTGAGCAGCAGCATTATTAGGGTCGAGTTGGATGGCTTGTTGGAAGGAGGCGATGGCCTCTGCTACTTCCCCTTGACCATATAGGGCATTACCGAGACCGATGTGAGCAGCAGCATTATTGGGGTCGAGTTGGATGGCTTGTTGGAAGGAGGCGATGGCCTCTGCTACTTTCCGTTGGTCATACAGGGCAAGACCGAGATTGTTGTGAGCAGCAGCATTATTGGGGTCAAGTTGGATGGCCTGTTGGTAGGAAACGATGGCTTTTGTTAGTCTCCCTTGACTATATAGGGCAAGACCAAGATTGTTGTGAGCCGCAGCATTATTGGGGTCGAGTTGGATGACCTGTTGGAAGGAGGCGATGGCTTCTTCTACTTTCCCTTGACCATATAGGGCAAGACCGAGATTGTTGTGAGCCGCAGCATTATTGGGGTTAAGTTGGATGACCTGTTGGAAGGAGGCGATGGCTTCTTCTACTTTCCCTTGGTCACTCAGGGCAAGACCGAGACCGATGTGAGCCGCAGCATTATTGAGGTCGAGTTGGATGACCCGTTGGAAGGAGGCGATCGCTTCGGCTACTTTCCCTTGGTCACTCAGGGCAAGACCGAGAAGGACGTGAGCAGGAGCATAATTAGGTGTTAGTTGGATAGACCGTTGGAAGGAGGCGATCGCTTCTTCTAGTTGTCCTTGCTCTCTCAGGGCAAGACCGAGAATGTAGTGAACAGGAGCATAATTGGGTTCAAGTTGGATAGCCCGTTGGAAGGAGGCGATCGCTTCTTTTACTTCCCCTTGTTCTCTCAGGGCAAGACCAAGAAGGACGTGAGCAGTAGCATAATTGGGTTCGAGTTGGATAGCCCGTTGGTAGGAGGCGATCGCTTCTGCTAGTTTCCCTTGGTCTCTCAGGGCATTACCGAGATTGCCGTGAGCCGCAGCTAAATTGGGGTCGAGTTGGATGGTCCGTTGGTAGGAGGCGATGGCTTCTGCTACTTTCCCTTGGTTATACAGAGCAAAACCGAGACTGTGGTGACCAAGAGCATTATTGGGGTCGAGTTGGATGGCTCTCCGGAAAATCCTTTCTGCTTCCGCATATCGCCCGTCCTCCCAAGCCACACGCCCCTGCTCAAAAAGTTGATCAAACGTCTGAGCGCTCACCCCTTGGGGGGCAACAAGTAAGGACACACTTAAAACCAGCGCGAGTAACTTGCGATTGACCATAGCAGGTTTCCTTTAGACCATCTTCTCCAGTTTAACCCACCTTTCCGGGGGTGGGATTAGGGATGGGTTGGTCTTAACGTCACCTTAAGCAACCGGGTTTTTTCTTCCTCACAATCCAGAAACCGGGTTTCTTCCATCCCCTCGTTTTTGGAGGTACTCATGAGAGGATGAAAGCAAGGTTTCTTTTTGAGGTCAGAAACCGGGTTTTTAATCGGGGGTGGAGATACTGATGAGAGGATGAACGCAACCCGGTTTCTTTTTGAGGGGTTGACGGTTTATCTCCTAATGGGGGTGTTGGATTGCGCCTTTCCTATGCCTAACCGACGAAACCGCCTCAATCGAGCCAATCTATTCAGCAATGGAGAAAAACGCTACTTTATCTCCATTGCGCACCCAGTCGGTCATATTTACCGTTTCCTCTGTTTGGTAGTCTGTAGGTGTACCAAACTCAGTTTCAATGGCTTTCATTTCCCGATGACTGACGCGAGGCAGGAGGGCTAACCAGAGGGTTAAGCGTTCTTCTCTTAAAACGGTGCGAATGGTATCACGAATCAGTTCTTTAAGGTCTTGTGTTTCCATTGTTTTGACTCGGTTTTAATAGTGCCATCATAACCCTAGCACCCTAGAAACCGGGTTTCTTCTATCCCCTCGTTTTTGGAGGTACTCATGAGAGGATGAAAGCAAGGTTTATTTTTGAGGTCAGAAACCGGGTTTTTAATCGGGGTTGGAGGTAATCATGAGAGGATGAACGCAACCCGGTTTCTTTTTGAGGGGTTGAGGGTTTACCTCCTGATGGGGGTGTTGGGGTGCGCCTTTCCTCTGCCTAACCTACGAATTGGGGGGTTTGGGTTTTGTTCCTTCAAGACAAATGCCATCTAGAAAACTTTCGGGATGTTCGACTTGCGCAAAACGATTGTCTGACCATTCCCCATACTGACGAATCTGCACATTTTTAAAGCCATGTTTCTCAAAAGCTGCACTTAATGAATCCCCGTCCCACATCCACTGATGGCGATAATTAGAAAAGATTTCTCGACAACGCACTAACAAACTTTTCCGAGTGCCTGTATGTCCCATTAATGAATCCTGCATCAGGTTAAATGACGCTTGGGCGGCTAAGTTGGGGTCTTTTTTTTGTTCAATATAAATCTTGACAAAATGCTCAATATTTGGTACAATAGCGCGAAATATTCCACCCGGTTTAAGATAGGAATAAATATGCTCCATTGCCACCGCAAAATCTAATAAAGCGAGGTGTTCTAAGACATGGGAAGCGTAGATTAAATCACAACTATTTTCAGGAATATTTAGACCTTGAATAATGTTGCCATACATCACTTCATCGGGCCACTGAGGGGCTTTGAGTAACTTGGCTAAAGGTTGACCAATGAGGGGGAGTTGTTTAATTCTCAGACTCGGAGAAGCGTCGAGATTTTGCCAACCTTGGGCTACCACCAAACCACAACCAACATTAAGACAAACCCCAGTATTTTCCATCTCAATTTTTCCCCTCAAATAATCCATAGTCCATAGTCCGTAGGTTCGGCACAGGAAGCGCAACCCAACAAAGTCGGGAGTCGGGAATCGGGAGTCGGGAGTCGGGAGTCGGGAGTCCGGGAACTCTCCCCCCTCTCCCCTGCTCCCCTGCTCCCCTGCTCCCCCTCT contains the following coding sequences:
- a CDS encoding DUF3368 domain-containing protein, which gives rise to MIIISNTSPINYLILIGQIDLLLKLFRQIIIPQVVYSELSDPEAPNLVRTWITTPPSWLKIQPQSVSEASDTIINLLDPGERAAILLAQELKANLLLLDDMKARRTAIDRGLRITGILGILDQAATLKLIDLPVAVQNLQATSFWASDSLFQKLLDKHS
- a CDS encoding tetratricopeptide repeat protein, which codes for MVNRKLLALVLSVSLLVAPQGVSAQTFDQLFEQGRVAWEDGRYAEAERIFRRAIQLDPNNALGHHSLGFALYNQGKVAEAIASYQRTIQLDPNLAAAHGNLGNALRDQGKLAEAIASYQRAIQLEPNYATAHVLLGLALREQGEVKEAIASFQRAIQLEPNYAPVHYILGLALREQGQLEEAIASFQRSIQLTPNYAPAHVLLGLALSDQGKVAEAIASFQRVIQLDLNNAAAHIGLGLALSDQGKVEEAIASFQQVIQLNPNNAAAHNNLGLALYGQGKVEEAIASFQQVIQLDPNNAAAHNNLGLALYSQGRLTKAIVSYQQAIQLDPNNAAAHNNLGLALYDQRKVAEAIASFQQAIQLDPNNAAAHIGLGNALYGQGEVAEAIASFQQAIQLDPNNAAAHIGLGGALSGQGQLEEAIASLQQAIQLDPNYALAHYGLGGILYYQGQLEDAIASYQQAIQLDPNFAVAHYYLGLVLREQGKVEEASAAFQRAIQLDPNLADLLP
- a CDS encoding class I SAM-dependent methyltransferase — translated: MDYLRGKIEMENTGVCLNVGCGLVVAQGWQNLDASPSLRIKQLPLIGQPLAKLLKAPQWPDEVMYGNIIQGLNIPENSCDLIYASHVLEHLALLDFAVAMEHIYSYLKPGGIFRAIVPNIEHFVKIYIEQKKDPNLAAQASFNLMQDSLMGHTGTRKSLLVRCREIFSNYRHQWMWDGDSLSAAFEKHGFKNVQIRQYGEWSDNRFAQVEHPESFLDGICLEGTKPKPPNS
- a CDS encoding UPF0175 family protein produces the protein MQITIELPDNIANQLQSVNISRRVLELIAADHYRQGRIGAAEVRQILNFSSRWETYEFLKQEKAYLPYTEDDLEQDVQAIRNVLSRE